The Pseudarthrobacter sp. NS4 genome includes a window with the following:
- a CDS encoding FtsW/RodA/SpoVE family cell cycle protein, whose product MSQLSTMPKTRRNVELALLLLALAVGIGANMLVGVDQEKAFDSDFWFQSSLLAVAALVFHGVLRFRAKYADPVILPLVVALNGLGLAMIHRLDTPGADTGNNQLRWTLIAMAVAIAVIWFLKDHRVLRRFTFISLAASALLLILPLIPGISAGEILGARVWIRLGPMTFQPGEIAKITLAIFFAGYLSSNRDLILLAGRKIGPLQFPRFKDMGPMITAWLVSIGVLIFQRDLGSSVLFFGLFIVMIYVATSRISWVVIGVALILGGGFVASRVFSHVGLRIDGWLNAFTEEVYGRSPGGSGQIVQGLFGMANGGLVGTGLGQGRPDLVPFANSDMIIASLGEELGLIGLFAVVLMYLLLFTRGFRAALGTRDAFGKLLACGLSFAVALQCFVVIGGVTRLIPLTGLTTPFLAAGGSSLLANWIIVGLLLMISHTARGPVDTTPLPPAKGSEPVGIDTPTEAVKHL is encoded by the coding sequence CCGGCGCAACGTTGAACTCGCGCTGCTCCTCCTGGCCCTGGCCGTGGGCATCGGCGCCAACATGCTGGTGGGCGTGGACCAGGAAAAGGCCTTCGACTCCGATTTCTGGTTCCAGTCCAGCCTCCTGGCCGTTGCAGCACTCGTATTCCACGGTGTCCTCCGCTTCCGCGCGAAGTATGCCGATCCGGTAATACTTCCTTTGGTGGTGGCGCTGAACGGGCTCGGCCTGGCTATGATCCACCGCCTCGACACGCCCGGCGCTGATACCGGCAACAACCAGTTGCGCTGGACGCTGATCGCCATGGCCGTGGCCATTGCCGTAATCTGGTTCCTCAAGGACCATCGCGTCCTGCGCAGATTTACGTTCATTTCGCTGGCCGCGAGTGCCCTCCTGCTGATCCTGCCCCTCATTCCGGGCATCAGCGCCGGGGAGATCCTCGGTGCCCGTGTGTGGATCCGCCTCGGGCCCATGACCTTCCAGCCCGGTGAGATCGCAAAGATCACGTTGGCGATATTCTTTGCGGGTTATCTTTCATCCAACCGCGACCTCATCCTGCTGGCAGGCCGGAAGATCGGCCCCCTGCAGTTCCCGCGGTTCAAGGACATGGGCCCCATGATCACCGCCTGGCTGGTCAGCATCGGCGTGCTCATTTTCCAGCGCGACCTTGGCTCCTCGGTCCTGTTCTTCGGCCTGTTCATCGTGATGATCTACGTGGCCACCAGCCGCATCAGCTGGGTAGTGATCGGCGTTGCCCTGATCCTGGGCGGCGGCTTCGTGGCTTCGCGCGTTTTCTCCCACGTTGGGCTCCGCATCGATGGCTGGCTCAATGCTTTCACCGAGGAGGTGTACGGCCGTTCGCCCGGCGGCAGCGGACAGATTGTCCAGGGACTCTTCGGCATGGCCAACGGAGGACTGGTGGGAACCGGACTGGGCCAGGGCCGGCCGGACCTTGTGCCCTTTGCCAACAGCGACATGATCATCGCGTCGCTCGGCGAGGAACTGGGCCTGATCGGCCTCTTCGCGGTGGTCCTGATGTACCTGCTGCTCTTCACGCGCGGTTTCCGCGCGGCACTGGGCACCCGGGACGCGTTCGGAAAACTCCTCGCCTGCGGGCTGTCCTTCGCGGTGGCACTGCAGTGTTTCGTGGTGATCGGCGGCGTCACAAGGCTGATCCCGCTCACCGGCCTGACAACGCCCTTCCTGGCCGCCGGAGGTTCCTCCCTGCTGGCCAACTGGATCATCGTCGGCCTGCTGCTCATGATCTCGCACACTGCCCGTGGCCCCGTGGATACCACCCCGCTGCCGCCGGCCAAAGGATCGGAACCCGTAGGCATTGATACTCCAACCGAGGCGGTGAAGCACCTGTGA